The following are encoded in a window of Pseudomonas multiresinivorans genomic DNA:
- a CDS encoding basic amino acid/polyamine antiporter, with protein sequence MSNSNQARLGLPALTALVVGGIIGSGIFSLPQNMAEGAGAGAILIAWAITFIGMLTLTRIFQWLSSTRPDLDDGVYGYAREGFGEYLGFNAAWGYWISAWVGNAGYLVVLFSALGSFGLFAFFGDGTTWQALVGELTVLWLVHAFVLHGVHNAALTNTIVTLAKIVPIGLFILCAALAFRVDVFRIDFWGNPALGSIVRQVETTMLYTVWVFLGIESATVYASHAKRMADVSRATLIGFVITLLLLVCVSVLSLGVVPQHELAQMKNPSMAQVMAAAVGPWGATLINLGLIVSVTGALLAWTLLAVEMLYLASRGKGNTAPALFGRTNAADTPAPALWLTNSLISLLLLVAFFNASGYNALIQLATSMALIPYLLCAGFCLKQVLRQPRPLLLVMATLGTFYGVWLIYAAGLKYLLLSMILYAPGLGFFIRARRQRGLTRFSNAGEKIASVLVLGLAAIALWMVSSGRLGL encoded by the coding sequence ATGTCCAACTCGAATCAAGCAAGACTGGGCCTGCCGGCCCTCACCGCTCTGGTGGTGGGCGGCATCATCGGCAGCGGCATCTTCAGCCTGCCGCAGAATATGGCCGAGGGCGCCGGTGCCGGCGCCATCCTTATCGCCTGGGCAATCACTTTCATCGGAATGCTGACACTGACCCGCATATTCCAATGGCTGTCCAGCACCCGCCCGGATCTGGACGACGGCGTCTATGGCTATGCTCGCGAAGGGTTCGGCGAGTACCTGGGCTTCAACGCCGCCTGGGGCTACTGGATCTCCGCCTGGGTCGGTAACGCCGGATACCTGGTGGTGCTGTTCAGCGCACTGGGATCGTTCGGCCTGTTCGCCTTCTTCGGTGATGGCACCACCTGGCAGGCGCTGGTCGGCGAACTGACGGTGCTCTGGCTGGTACACGCCTTCGTGTTGCACGGGGTGCACAACGCTGCCCTCACCAACACCATAGTCACCCTGGCCAAGATCGTACCTATCGGCCTGTTCATCCTCTGTGCGGCCCTGGCCTTCCGCGTCGACGTGTTTCGCATCGACTTCTGGGGCAATCCGGCACTGGGCAGCATCGTCCGCCAGGTCGAGACCACCATGCTGTACACCGTGTGGGTGTTCCTCGGCATCGAGAGCGCAACCGTCTATGCCAGCCATGCGAAACGTATGGCCGACGTCAGCCGCGCCACGCTGATCGGGTTCGTCATCACCCTGCTGTTGCTGGTCTGTGTCTCGGTGCTCTCGCTGGGAGTTGTACCGCAGCACGAGCTGGCGCAAATGAAGAATCCATCGATGGCGCAGGTAATGGCCGCGGCGGTCGGCCCCTGGGGCGCCACCTTGATCAACCTCGGGCTGATCGTCTCGGTGACCGGCGCACTGCTGGCCTGGACCCTGCTGGCGGTGGAAATGCTCTACCTGGCCAGCCGCGGCAAGGGAAACACTGCTCCGGCGCTGTTTGGCCGGACCAACGCGGCAGACACGCCAGCACCGGCGCTCTGGCTGACCAATTCGCTGATATCGCTGCTGTTGCTGGTGGCATTCTTCAACGCCTCCGGCTACAACGCACTGATCCAGTTGGCCACCTCGATGGCGCTCATCCCGTATCTGTTATGCGCCGGCTTCTGCCTCAAGCAGGTCTTGCGGCAACCTCGGCCGCTGCTGCTGGTAATGGCAACGCTGGGCACCTTCTACGGTGTATGGCTGATCTATGCCGCCGGCCTGAAGTATCTGCTGCTGTCGATGATTCTCTACGCTCCGGGGCTAGGCTTCTTCATCCGCGCCCGCCGCCAGCGTGGGTTGACACGCTTCAGCAATGCCGGGGAGAAAATCGCAAGCGTGCTGGTTCTGGGCTTGGCAGCCATCGCCCTGTGGATGGTCAGCAGCGGCCGCCTTGGTCTCTAG
- the ddaH gene encoding dimethylargininase, translating to MFKHIIARTPARSLVDGLTSAHLGKPDYAAALEQHNAYIRALQTCEVDITLLPPDESFPDSVFVEDPVLCTSRCAIITRPGAESRRGETRIIEETIQRFYPGRVERIEAPGTVEAGDIMMVGEHFYIGESARTNAEGARQMIAILEKHGLSGSVVRLEKVLHLKTGLAYLEHGNLLAAGEFISKPDFQHLNIIAIPDEEAYAANCIWVNERVIMPAGYPQTRQKIADLGYQVIEVDTSEYRKIDGGVSCMSLRF from the coding sequence ATGTTCAAGCACATCATTGCCCGTACGCCTGCACGCTCCCTTGTCGACGGCCTGACCTCCGCCCACCTCGGCAAACCGGACTACGCGGCCGCCCTGGAGCAGCACAACGCCTACATCCGCGCACTGCAGACCTGCGAGGTGGATATCACCCTGCTGCCGCCGGACGAGAGTTTCCCCGACTCGGTATTCGTCGAGGATCCGGTGCTATGCACCTCACGCTGCGCCATCATTACTCGCCCAGGCGCCGAGTCCCGGCGCGGCGAGACCCGGATCATCGAAGAGACCATCCAGCGCTTCTATCCCGGCCGCGTCGAACGCATCGAGGCCCCCGGCACCGTGGAAGCGGGCGACATCATGATGGTTGGCGAGCACTTCTACATTGGCGAGTCGGCGCGGACCAATGCAGAAGGTGCGCGGCAGATGATCGCCATTCTCGAAAAGCATGGCCTCAGCGGCTCGGTGGTCCGCCTGGAGAAGGTCCTGCACCTGAAGACCGGCCTCGCCTACCTGGAGCACGGCAACCTGCTGGCCGCCGGCGAGTTCATCAGCAAGCCCGACTTCCAGCACCTCAATATCATCGCGATCCCCGATGAAGAGGCCTATGCGGCCAACTGCATCTGGGTCAACGAGCGGGTGATCATGCCCGCTGGCTATCCTCAGACCCGGCAGAAGATCGCCGACCTCGGCTATCAGGTCATTGAGGTGGACACCTCCGAGTACCGCAAGATCGACGGTGGCGTCAGCTGCATGTCACTGCGCTTCTGA
- a CDS encoding sigma-54 interaction domain-containing protein, whose protein sequence is MGSVEKSSISNRNEELNWLVRCLAPIFDGLRQPVTVVDQSGNYVYYNRASGALDGLDPQQVLGMHVLQSVPWLKPEQSTLLRCLAEGQPSIDTMQAYVGAGGELLQYRHRAIPLHGRQGDLVGAMEVGEVVADALVAGGEDGPAILSVAPCMLQQLQRLEVFAATDLPLLVHGETGTGKELFARRAHALSPRRNGPLISLNCAAIPETLLESTLFGTTRGAFTGAENRKGMFALAEGGTLFLDEINSMPLGMQSKLLRVLQDGSFLPLGGLTAQRADVRLIAASNQAPRQAIGEGRLREDLYYRLNVACLSIPPLRDRPGDVELLARLFVRRDAPSLNPKVTSLGAAALARLQACAWPGNVRQLENAIRRSLLLHDQDGAELDEIIFADDEVDHPALPACEPCPSGSGSLRERLSEQERNLIAQALREVSGNLSLAAKRLGVPRTTLLGRMRRLGLQASREH, encoded by the coding sequence ATGGGAAGTGTCGAGAAGTCGTCGATTTCCAATCGAAATGAGGAATTGAACTGGCTGGTGCGCTGCCTGGCGCCGATTTTCGATGGGCTGCGGCAACCGGTCACGGTCGTCGATCAGTCGGGAAACTACGTCTATTACAACCGGGCGAGTGGTGCGCTGGACGGGTTAGACCCGCAGCAGGTTCTGGGCATGCATGTGCTGCAGAGCGTGCCCTGGCTGAAACCGGAGCAGAGCACTCTGCTGCGTTGCCTGGCGGAGGGACAGCCCTCCATCGATACCATGCAGGCCTATGTCGGTGCTGGTGGAGAACTGTTGCAGTACCGCCACCGGGCCATTCCACTGCATGGCCGCCAGGGCGATTTGGTCGGTGCGATGGAGGTGGGCGAGGTGGTCGCCGATGCGTTAGTCGCAGGAGGAGAGGACGGCCCAGCCATTCTCAGCGTCGCGCCGTGCATGTTGCAGCAATTGCAGCGACTGGAAGTGTTCGCGGCGACCGACCTTCCCTTGCTGGTACATGGCGAGACCGGTACCGGCAAGGAGCTCTTCGCGCGTCGCGCCCATGCTCTCAGTCCTCGCCGTAATGGCCCGCTGATCAGCCTGAACTGTGCCGCCATCCCGGAAACCTTGCTGGAGAGCACATTGTTCGGCACCACCCGTGGAGCCTTCACGGGTGCCGAGAATCGCAAGGGCATGTTCGCCCTGGCAGAGGGCGGCACACTGTTTCTCGATGAGATCAATTCGATGCCGCTGGGCATGCAGAGCAAGCTGCTCCGGGTTCTGCAGGACGGCAGTTTCCTGCCCTTGGGTGGTCTCACCGCCCAACGGGCGGATGTTCGCCTGATCGCCGCAAGCAACCAGGCACCGCGGCAGGCGATTGGCGAGGGGCGGCTGCGCGAGGATCTCTACTACCGGTTGAACGTTGCCTGCCTGAGCATTCCGCCTCTGCGTGATCGCCCTGGAGATGTCGAACTCCTGGCTCGACTCTTCGTGCGGCGTGATGCACCCAGTCTCAATCCGAAGGTCACCAGCCTGGGCGCCGCCGCCTTGGCACGTTTGCAGGCCTGCGCCTGGCCGGGCAACGTGCGTCAGCTGGAGAATGCCATTCGCCGCAGTCTGCTGCTGCATGACCAGGATGGCGCAGAGCTCGACGAGATCATCTTTGCCGACGATGAGGTTGATCATCCTGCTTTGCCCGCTTGCGAGCCGTGCCCGTCCGGCAGCGGAAGCTTGCGCGAAAGGCTGTCGGAGCAGGAGCGCAACCTGATTGCTCAAGCTTTGCGCGAGGTGTCCGGCAATCTTTCCCTGGCTGCCAAGCGCCTGGGAGTTCCCCGAACGACGCTCCTGGGGCGGATGCGTCGCTTAGGCTTGCAGGCCTCTCGAGAACATTGA
- a CDS encoding ShlB/FhaC/HecB family hemolysin secretion/activation protein: MKSHASSLHRLAIAVVSALMLTSQIQAAPLGQLNPGRVEMPDKAGIRTPPTEMPGTLEMPDTVVTPEPAAQELEALPDTRFPVNSVTLVGANSYPAGTFDSLLKRLEGHEVNLAEIHAVADTITARYRKAGFLLARTIVPAQRLEGGNLVLQVFEGKVNQVSFTGPSNKALARYADNIRQETPPTARTIERNLLLMNDVSGNDSRGTLQASPVESGTDLLVENALRKYEGFFGFDNRDSRYFGPWQIYGGVGVNDLTGHGDHLGIRAGKSLEGNKMTFFEGQYELPVGSQGDVISFLAQHNDGHADTYSFLNANSSGDTFAVRITRPWIRQRDETLKTSAAFTYYNGTSEYLDDKNLPPSSEDRIRALRLGASYDWFDAYGGKNLVKSEISKGLAIMGASSESRLNPSREDGQTDFTKLQVDAQRLQDLSRLMDGLNLYFAATAQTSFGQPLLSPEQFGVGGSEFGRGYDPSEITGDSGFAVKTELQYNRIHTFRDYAVPTQYYAFWDFGKVWSEDPSWVSTESLSSTGIGAHLNVFKDTYISPEVAFPLTRSVSAKELDDDNGKAPRFYLNFLKLF; encoded by the coding sequence ATGAAATCGCATGCATCTTCTCTGCATCGTCTGGCCATCGCGGTAGTGTCCGCCCTGATGCTCACCAGCCAGATACAGGCCGCGCCGCTGGGCCAGCTCAACCCCGGGCGGGTGGAAATGCCCGACAAGGCGGGCATCCGCACTCCGCCCACCGAGATGCCCGGCACCCTGGAAATGCCCGATACCGTCGTTACGCCCGAGCCCGCAGCGCAGGAACTGGAGGCGCTGCCCGACACCCGCTTTCCGGTGAACAGCGTGACGCTGGTGGGCGCCAACAGCTATCCGGCAGGCACTTTCGACTCGCTGCTCAAGCGCCTGGAGGGCCATGAGGTCAATCTGGCCGAGATTCACGCCGTCGCCGATACCATCACCGCACGCTACCGCAAGGCCGGCTTCCTCCTGGCCCGGACCATCGTGCCGGCCCAACGCCTGGAAGGCGGCAATCTGGTACTCCAGGTCTTCGAGGGCAAGGTGAACCAGGTCAGCTTCACCGGCCCCAGCAACAAGGCACTGGCTCGTTACGCGGACAATATCCGCCAGGAAACCCCGCCGACCGCCCGGACCATCGAGCGCAACCTGCTGCTGATGAACGATGTTTCCGGTAACGACAGCCGCGGCACGCTGCAGGCATCGCCAGTGGAAAGCGGCACAGACCTGCTCGTCGAGAACGCCTTGCGCAAGTACGAGGGCTTCTTCGGCTTCGACAACCGAGACAGCCGCTACTTCGGACCATGGCAGATTTACGGTGGCGTCGGTGTGAACGACCTCACCGGACACGGCGACCACCTTGGCATCCGCGCCGGCAAATCGTTGGAAGGCAACAAGATGACCTTCTTCGAGGGCCAGTACGAACTGCCGGTCGGCAGCCAAGGGGATGTCATCAGCTTCCTCGCCCAGCATAACGACGGCCACGCCGACACCTACTCCTTCCTCAATGCCAACAGCTCCGGCGACACCTTCGCCGTGCGCATCACCCGGCCGTGGATTCGCCAGCGCGACGAGACACTCAAGACCTCGGCTGCCTTCACCTACTACAACGGCACCTCCGAATACCTGGATGACAAGAACCTGCCACCCTCCAGCGAGGACCGCATCCGTGCTCTGCGCCTTGGCGCCAGCTACGACTGGTTCGATGCCTACGGCGGCAAGAACCTGGTCAAGAGCGAGATCAGCAAGGGGCTGGCAATCATGGGAGCGAGCAGCGAGAGTCGTCTCAATCCCTCACGCGAGGACGGCCAGACCGACTTCACCAAGCTTCAGGTAGATGCTCAGCGCCTGCAGGACCTGTCGAGACTGATGGACGGCCTGAACCTCTACTTTGCTGCCACAGCGCAGACGTCCTTCGGCCAGCCGCTGCTCAGCCCCGAGCAGTTCGGCGTGGGCGGCAGTGAATTCGGCCGTGGTTACGACCCGTCTGAGATTACCGGTGATAGCGGTTTCGCGGTGAAGACCGAGCTGCAGTACAACCGCATCCATACCTTCAGGGATTACGCCGTGCCGACCCAGTACTACGCGTTCTGGGACTTCGGCAAGGTCTGGAGTGAAGACCCCAGCTGGGTGAGCACGGAAAGCCTTTCTTCCACCGGTATCGGCGCGCACCTGAATGTCTTCAAGGACACCTACATTTCTCCCGAGGTTGCGTTCCCGCTGACCCGCTCCGTTTCGGCCAAGGAGCTTGACGATGACAACGGCAAGGCCCCGCGCTTCTACCTGAACTTCCTGAAGCTCTTCTGA
- a CDS encoding MBG domain-containing protein — translation MKSRAVHASAHPSLRLKRLVVAVALATLGSSLSLSGMADNLPQGGKVIGGQATISSQGNGVDVTTSGPRTAIDWRSFNVGPDHRITFNQPDGKSVTLNRVIGTDPSKIYGAVTSNGQLILVNPNGLMIGPNAHISASALVASAGFLTDEQARLFAQTGKLDVQLTGNVTNQGRITVHDNGMVALLGAQVNNAGIIQAKKGLVQLATGPRATLDFHGDGLLSIGINGEPGDATSVNGDVSGGVTHSGEIDVGNGVVAMSAARAAKHLDSVINVSGSVAANSVSNDGGTIVLGSAARTQVSGSLSAKGVNGGTVKVLGDEVSVAGTAKIDASAAGGVGGKVLVGGSYQGKGSEQRARNTSISKGAELRADGQTKGGQVVVWSDGNTHFAGNASARGQQQGGMVETSGQQLRVTSDARVDTSGAVKGTWLLDPATVNIVGDAQADAGTGVSNGSATGPSTADLWNVAASAIVNGLASGNVEVSASQRININTAIVATNIGQDGNGQPSTLALIATGNPVQGKSYEGTDLSSDSGSVHINAPILLKDGNLFIAATGDIRLNNIGPDYGQRAIIDVGNGIAWLRTSNVASIIQQEGTALMGKQVALEGASVRMESNLNYAGTLAGKASNGVFRFNQTNASGTTTTGTVTAPYSGESLTGVTAQQLVYRGHQDVVADPSQTWGANTRSVTLKTQDGSSFDYLVFEATGYVTPDGKGGYKEIDPAVLLNYLDSSDYLVSGLTFKDSAGITWKITPDAAAPSLSRVIRIDTDGTQSSTSLPVGFTFGANGGLQVVSTLHEHGWGVDSYSAIQGASDQKEIQHNAQDGRSQQLIVDLGSKVASLDALISNLINDTPWLQKADTNGPSLASGEQALERSRVHFYETVDKTGEPGVILNHAAQATLSVSAEDKSREYGDANPALTQTTRHDSNAQAVKGIDDYVNQQLGRGGIQVGTPGTTATATSDVKPGGYDITNQITADERSQGRYRIEDNKGTLTVEQAELKVKADEKSKVYGDQDPTLTYQVSGQKLGEHASDLVSGNLARSAGENVGDYGIHQGGVAGLSGNYRITYEGNLLHITPASLEVAAQDKSKVYGDADPTPSYSVSGLKNGDQASAVLNGGDLQRAAGENVRPQGYAIGQGNLALSSGNYTLVFKDGTLQITPAQLVVSADDKSKTRGQADPQLTHRVSGLKNGDSADIATGSLSRAPGEEIGSYAIGQDTSFSAGSNYRVVFREGTLTISGPVAPVEPVDPAVPGTPPMALPITAQSPGNTRCDALESPSAVSANYTVSPAVARTYSVQLICKPRSYGNQQSTTPDLRDVLTYANSLFKDGKLIVPDWNRSVIPHDLQAPGKGGK, via the coding sequence ATGAAGAGCCGTGCAGTGCACGCAAGCGCACACCCATCACTTCGCCTGAAACGCCTCGTTGTGGCGGTCGCACTGGCCACTCTCGGGTCTTCGTTGTCGCTTTCCGGAATGGCGGACAACCTGCCCCAGGGCGGCAAGGTCATCGGTGGCCAGGCCACCATCTCCAGCCAGGGCAACGGCGTCGACGTCACGACATCCGGCCCCCGCACCGCCATTGACTGGCGAAGTTTCAACGTCGGCCCGGATCACAGGATCACCTTCAACCAGCCGGACGGAAAGTCCGTGACGCTGAACCGGGTGATCGGTACCGACCCGTCGAAGATCTACGGTGCGGTCACTTCCAATGGCCAGCTGATCCTGGTCAACCCCAATGGGCTGATGATCGGGCCCAACGCGCATATTTCCGCCAGCGCGCTGGTGGCCAGCGCCGGCTTCCTCACCGACGAGCAGGCCAGGTTGTTCGCCCAGACCGGCAAGCTGGATGTCCAGCTGACCGGCAACGTCACCAACCAGGGCAGGATCACCGTCCACGACAACGGCATGGTCGCCCTGCTCGGCGCCCAGGTGAACAACGCCGGCATCATCCAGGCGAAGAAAGGCCTCGTGCAATTGGCCACCGGCCCCAGGGCCACGCTTGACTTCCACGGCGACGGCCTGCTGAGCATCGGTATCAACGGCGAGCCGGGCGACGCCACCAGCGTCAATGGCGACGTCAGCGGTGGCGTCACCCACAGTGGCGAGATCGACGTAGGCAACGGCGTCGTCGCCATGAGCGCCGCCCGCGCAGCGAAGCACCTCGATTCGGTGATCAACGTCTCGGGCAGTGTTGCCGCCAACTCGGTCAGCAACGACGGCGGAACCATTGTCCTGGGCAGCGCGGCGCGGACCCAGGTCAGCGGCTCGCTCAGTGCCAAGGGCGTCAATGGCGGCACCGTGAAAGTGCTGGGCGATGAAGTGAGTGTCGCCGGCACGGCGAAGATCGACGCTTCGGCGGCCGGCGGGGTCGGCGGCAAGGTGCTGGTCGGCGGTAGCTACCAGGGCAAGGGCAGCGAACAACGAGCCCGCAATACGAGCATTTCCAAAGGTGCCGAGCTGCGTGCCGATGGCCAGACCAAGGGCGGCCAGGTCGTCGTCTGGAGCGACGGCAACACCCACTTCGCCGGCAACGCCAGCGCCAGGGGCCAGCAGCAAGGCGGCATGGTGGAAACCTCCGGCCAGCAGCTGCGAGTCACCAGCGACGCCAGGGTCGATACCAGCGGCGCCGTCAAAGGCACCTGGTTGCTCGATCCGGCGACCGTCAACATCGTCGGCGATGCCCAGGCCGACGCGGGTACGGGCGTGAGCAACGGCTCCGCCACCGGGCCCAGCACCGCCGACCTGTGGAACGTCGCCGCCAGCGCCATCGTCAACGGCCTGGCCAGCGGCAATGTCGAGGTCTCGGCCAGCCAGCGCATCAACATCAACACCGCCATCGTGGCCACCAACATCGGCCAGGACGGCAATGGCCAGCCCAGCACCCTGGCACTGATCGCCACCGGTAATCCCGTGCAGGGCAAATCTTACGAAGGCACCGACCTGAGCAGCGACAGCGGCTCGGTGCATATCAACGCGCCGATCCTGCTCAAGGACGGCAACCTGTTCATCGCCGCCACCGGCGACATCCGCCTGAACAACATCGGCCCGGACTACGGCCAGCGGGCAATCATCGATGTCGGCAACGGCATCGCCTGGCTGCGCACCTCCAACGTCGCCTCGATCATCCAGCAGGAAGGCACTGCACTGATGGGCAAGCAGGTCGCCCTGGAAGGTGCCAGCGTGCGGATGGAGAGCAACCTCAACTACGCCGGCACACTGGCAGGCAAGGCCAGCAACGGCGTGTTCCGCTTCAACCAGACCAATGCCAGCGGCACGACCACTACCGGCACCGTCACCGCGCCCTACTCCGGCGAAAGCCTGACGGGCGTGACCGCACAGCAACTGGTCTACCGCGGTCATCAGGACGTCGTGGCGGACCCGTCCCAGACCTGGGGCGCGAACACCCGCTCGGTGACGCTGAAAACCCAGGACGGCTCGTCCTTCGACTACCTGGTGTTCGAAGCCACTGGCTACGTCACCCCCGACGGCAAGGGCGGCTACAAGGAAATCGACCCGGCCGTGCTGCTGAACTACCTCGACAGCTCGGACTACCTGGTCAGCGGCCTGACCTTCAAGGACTCGGCGGGCATCACCTGGAAGATCACGCCCGACGCCGCCGCCCCAAGCCTTTCCAGAGTCATTCGTATCGATACCGATGGCACGCAATCCTCCACGTCGCTGCCTGTGGGGTTCACCTTCGGCGCCAATGGCGGGCTGCAGGTCGTTTCCACGCTGCACGAGCACGGCTGGGGCGTGGACTCGTACTCGGCCATCCAGGGCGCAAGCGACCAGAAGGAAATCCAGCACAACGCCCAGGACGGCAGGAGCCAACAGCTCATCGTCGATCTCGGCAGCAAGGTCGCCTCCCTGGATGCCTTGATATCGAACCTGATCAACGACACGCCTTGGCTGCAGAAGGCCGACACCAACGGCCCCTCGCTCGCTTCCGGCGAACAGGCCCTCGAACGCAGTCGGGTGCACTTCTACGAGACCGTCGACAAGACCGGCGAGCCGGGCGTGATCCTCAATCATGCCGCCCAGGCCACGCTCAGCGTCAGCGCCGAAGACAAGTCCCGCGAGTACGGCGATGCCAATCCGGCGCTCACCCAGACCACCCGTCATGACAGCAACGCCCAGGCCGTGAAAGGCATCGACGACTATGTGAACCAGCAACTGGGGCGCGGCGGCATCCAGGTGGGCACCCCGGGCACGACCGCCACTGCGACCAGCGATGTGAAACCTGGCGGCTACGACATCACCAATCAGATCACGGCGGATGAGCGCTCCCAGGGGCGCTACCGGATCGAGGACAACAAGGGCACGCTGACCGTCGAACAGGCGGAACTCAAGGTCAAGGCCGATGAAAAGTCAAAGGTCTACGGCGACCAGGACCCGACCCTGACGTATCAGGTCAGTGGGCAGAAACTCGGCGAGCACGCATCCGACCTGGTCAGCGGCAACCTCGCCCGCAGTGCTGGCGAAAATGTCGGCGACTATGGCATCCATCAGGGTGGCGTGGCCGGCCTTTCGGGGAACTACCGCATCACCTACGAAGGCAATCTCCTGCACATCACCCCGGCGTCGCTGGAGGTGGCCGCCCAGGACAAGAGCAAGGTCTATGGTGACGCCGACCCAACGCCCTCCTACTCCGTGAGCGGACTGAAAAATGGCGACCAGGCGAGCGCCGTGCTCAACGGCGGCGACCTGCAACGGGCGGCCGGCGAGAACGTCCGCCCGCAGGGTTACGCCATTGGCCAGGGCAACCTGGCGCTGTCCAGCGGCAACTACACCCTGGTGTTCAAGGACGGCACCCTGCAGATCACCCCGGCCCAACTGGTGGTGAGCGCGGACGACAAGTCGAAGACGCGGGGACAGGCCGACCCGCAACTGACCCATCGAGTCAGCGGCCTGAAGAATGGTGACAGCGCGGATATCGCGACGGGCAGCTTGAGCCGAGCCCCCGGCGAAGAAATCGGCAGCTACGCCATCGGCCAGGACACTTCGTTCAGCGCGGGCAGCAACTACAGGGTGGTGTTCCGCGAGGGCACGCTGACCATCAGCGGCCCGGTGGCACCGGTCGAGCCCGTGGACCCGGCGGTGCCCGGTACTCCACCAATGGCCTTGCCGATCACCGCACAGTCACCCGGCAACACCCGCTGCGACGCGCTGGAGTCCCCCAGCGCCGTCTCCGCCAACTACACCGTCTCGCCCGCCGTCGCGCGCACCTATTCCGTCCAGCTGATCTGCAAGCCGCGTTCCTACGGCAACCAGCAGAGCACCACGCCAGACCTGCGCGACGTACTCACCTACGCCAACAGCCTGTTCAAGGACGGCAAGCTCATCGTCCCGGACTGGAACCGCAGCGTGATCCCGCATGACCTGCAGGCACCCGGCAAGGGAGGTAAATGA